In Hymenobacter aquaticus, a single window of DNA contains:
- a CDS encoding SRPBCC family protein — MHLTLRTPVAQPPAQVMAGFTRELFLALAPPFPSFRLHRFDGCRTGDQVEIELITGPVHQHWTSLITGHGQLPDGTHYFIDEGQRLPAPLRYWRHRHLVEPGPQGGSVIVDAIEYRTVSPLLDALLYPALWAQFAYRKPIYRRVFGAISSR, encoded by the coding sequence ATGCACCTCACCCTTCGCACGCCCGTCGCGCAGCCGCCGGCCCAGGTCATGGCCGGCTTCACCCGGGAGCTGTTTCTGGCCCTGGCCCCACCATTTCCCAGCTTCCGCCTCCACCGCTTCGACGGCTGCCGCACCGGCGACCAGGTGGAAATTGAGTTAATAACCGGCCCTGTGCACCAGCACTGGACCAGCCTGATTACCGGCCACGGCCAGCTTCCCGACGGCACTCACTACTTCATCGACGAAGGCCAGCGCCTGCCCGCGCCCCTGCGCTACTGGCGGCACCGCCACCTCGTCGAGCCGGGCCCCCAGGGCGGCAGCGTCATCGTCGATGCCATTGAGTACCGGACGGTTTCCCCGCTGCTCGACGCGCTGCTGTACCCGGCCCTGTGGGCGCAGTTTGCCTACCGCAAGCCTATTTACCGGCGAGTGTTCGGAGCCATCAGTTCCCGCTGA
- a CDS encoding class I SAM-dependent rRNA methyltransferase, whose product MPAIVTLKPGKDQSLRRRHPWVFSGAIGRMQGEVLEGEVVTVQAANGEVLGVGHYAPGSIAVRMLDFGTEAQQPDAAFWEGRIRNAYELRKGLQLTGQGNTNVYRLTHAEGDGLPGLIIDVYGDVAVVQAHSAGMYKARPLIAAALQAVIPGLRAIYDKSAETVPAKAAPGAQNGYLFGESNGQEHIVHENGHPFAVDWETGQKTGFFIDQRDNRSLLARYAPGRRVLNTFCYTGGFSSYALQAGAELVHSVDSSKRAIELTERNAALIGLESRHEAYAQDVFSFLKDRHNQYDLIVLDPPAFAKHLSARHNALMGYKRLNVAGIKQIAPGGLLFTFSCSQVVSAELFEGAVLAAAIEAGRPARILHRLTQPADHPVSLFHPEGEYLKGLVLAVE is encoded by the coding sequence ATGCCCGCCATTGTCACCCTCAAACCTGGTAAAGACCAATCCTTGCGCCGCCGCCACCCCTGGGTGTTTTCGGGCGCTATCGGCCGTATGCAGGGCGAGGTGCTGGAAGGCGAGGTAGTAACGGTGCAGGCCGCCAACGGCGAAGTGCTGGGCGTGGGCCACTACGCCCCCGGCTCCATTGCCGTGCGCATGCTCGACTTCGGCACCGAGGCCCAGCAGCCCGACGCGGCGTTCTGGGAAGGCCGCATCCGCAACGCCTACGAGCTGCGCAAAGGCTTGCAGCTCACGGGCCAGGGCAACACCAACGTGTACCGCCTTACCCACGCCGAAGGGGACGGGCTGCCCGGCCTCATCATCGACGTGTACGGCGACGTGGCCGTGGTGCAGGCCCACAGCGCGGGCATGTACAAGGCCCGCCCGCTGATTGCCGCCGCCTTGCAGGCCGTTATTCCGGGCTTGCGGGCCATCTACGACAAGAGCGCCGAAACCGTGCCCGCCAAGGCCGCACCCGGAGCCCAAAACGGCTACCTGTTCGGGGAAAGCAACGGGCAGGAGCACATCGTGCACGAAAACGGCCACCCCTTCGCCGTCGACTGGGAAACGGGCCAGAAAACCGGCTTCTTCATCGACCAGCGCGACAACCGCAGCCTGCTGGCCCGCTACGCCCCCGGCCGCCGCGTGCTGAACACGTTCTGCTACACCGGCGGCTTCAGCTCCTACGCCCTGCAGGCCGGCGCCGAGCTGGTGCACTCCGTGGATAGCTCCAAGCGCGCCATTGAGCTAACGGAGCGCAACGCGGCCCTCATCGGCCTCGAAAGCCGGCACGAAGCCTACGCCCAGGACGTGTTCAGCTTCCTCAAGGACCGCCACAATCAGTATGACCTCATCGTGCTCGACCCGCCGGCCTTTGCCAAGCACCTCTCGGCCCGCCACAACGCCCTGATGGGCTACAAGCGCCTGAACGTGGCCGGCATCAAGCAAATTGCCCCCGGCGGCCTGCTCTTCACGTTCAGCTGCTCCCAGGTGGTGTCGGCCGAGCTGTTTGAGGGCGCCGTGCTGGCTGCGGCCATCGAAGCCGGCCGCCCGGCCCGCATCCTGCACCGCCTCACCCAGCCCGCCGACCACCCCGTGAGTTTGTTTCACCCCGAAGGCGAATACCTGAAGGGCCTGGTGCTGGCCGTGGAGTAA
- a CDS encoding carotenoid biosynthesis protein, with the protein MSASESTQHLPPAPPLIPDTQQRRLRVAQGVLLLFHVTGFLGLAFSKDPDFYLQFVPLNLLLTAVLLFSFQRDRNMAFWAFCLTTAAVGFFVEVVGIQTGKIFGQYAYGATLGFKWLGVPLIIGLNWLMLTYSTGILARYLPINGFLRAVVAALLLVGMDICLEPVAVRYDFWTWAFDVIPLQNFKGWFAVALILQVYFNRTDFEKRNPLVPFVYLLQLLFFFGLGWFIR; encoded by the coding sequence GTGTCTGCTTCCGAATCGACCCAACATCTGCCCCCCGCTCCCCCGCTAATACCCGACACCCAGCAGCGGCGCCTGCGCGTGGCCCAGGGCGTGCTGCTGCTGTTCCACGTGACGGGCTTTCTGGGGCTGGCTTTTTCCAAAGACCCGGACTTCTACCTGCAGTTTGTGCCCCTGAACCTGCTGCTGACGGCCGTGCTGCTGTTCTCGTTTCAGCGCGACCGGAACATGGCCTTCTGGGCCTTTTGCCTGACGACGGCCGCCGTGGGCTTCTTCGTGGAAGTAGTAGGCATCCAGACCGGCAAGATCTTCGGGCAGTATGCCTACGGGGCCACCCTGGGCTTCAAGTGGCTGGGCGTGCCCCTGATTATTGGCCTGAACTGGCTGATGCTGACCTACTCCACCGGTATTCTGGCCCGCTACCTGCCCATTAACGGCTTTCTGCGGGCCGTGGTGGCCGCCCTGCTGCTGGTCGGCATGGATATCTGCCTGGAGCCCGTGGCCGTGCGCTACGACTTCTGGACCTGGGCCTTCGACGTTATTCCGCTCCAGAACTTCAAGGGCTGGTTTGCGGTGGCCCTGATTCTGCAGGTGTATTTCAACCGCACCGACTTCGAAAAGCGCAACCCGCTGGTGCCCTTCGTGTACTTGCTGCAGCTGCTGTTTTTCTTCGGGCTGGGCTGGTTTATTCGCTAA
- the crtD gene encoding 1-hydroxycarotenoid 3,4-desaturase CrtD, whose amino-acid sequence MPRKKSVASSVKQPAAIIGAGIAGIATAVRLALKGHAVTVFEAQDTFGGKMHQFELAGGYRFDAGPSLFTLPALVDELFRLAGRNPQDHFRYQRLDPITQYFFADGTRLTAWADEEKFAHEIEAKLGVPAAAVTGFLKRSGAAYQATESTFLHKSLHKAGTYLSKDVLGALAALPSLGLTGTMHQRHAKAFADPRLVQLFDRFATYNGSDPYQAPATLSLIPHLEHGIGAFYPEGGIYSIARSLVGLAEELGVEFRYNEPVEEILTAAGQVTGVRTAQDIYDVGLVVSNMDVVPTYRRLLPTQPAPERTLAQPRSSSALIFYWGLAHEFPELGLHNIFFSQDYRREFKAIFEEKTVTDDPTVYVNITSKHTPTDAPPGHENWFVMVNVPHNQGQDWDALIQKTRRAVLDKVSRALGVAIEPLLRAEQVWDPRGIEQRTSSFGGALYGSSSNNPLAAFLRHPNFSGKLHGLYFCGGSVHPGGGIPLCLLSAKIVAGLID is encoded by the coding sequence ATGCCCCGAAAAAAGTCTGTAGCATCTTCTGTCAAGCAGCCGGCCGCCATTATCGGGGCCGGTATTGCCGGCATTGCCACCGCCGTGCGGCTGGCGCTGAAAGGTCACGCCGTCACGGTATTCGAGGCCCAGGACACGTTTGGGGGTAAGATGCACCAGTTTGAGCTGGCCGGCGGCTACCGGTTCGATGCCGGCCCCTCGCTGTTTACGCTGCCGGCTTTGGTGGATGAGCTGTTCCGGCTGGCGGGCCGCAACCCCCAGGACCACTTCCGCTACCAGCGCCTCGACCCCATCACCCAGTACTTCTTCGCCGACGGCACCCGCCTGACGGCCTGGGCCGACGAAGAGAAGTTTGCCCACGAAATAGAAGCCAAGCTGGGCGTGCCGGCCGCCGCCGTCACCGGCTTCCTGAAGCGCAGCGGCGCGGCCTACCAAGCCACCGAAAGCACGTTTCTGCATAAGTCGCTGCACAAGGCCGGCACCTACCTGAGCAAGGACGTGCTGGGGGCCCTGGCCGCCCTGCCCAGCCTGGGCCTCACCGGCACCATGCACCAGCGCCACGCCAAGGCATTTGCGGACCCGCGCCTGGTGCAGCTCTTCGACCGGTTTGCGACCTACAACGGCTCGGACCCCTACCAGGCCCCGGCCACGCTCAGCCTGATTCCGCACCTGGAGCACGGCATCGGCGCGTTTTACCCCGAGGGCGGCATCTACAGCATCGCGCGCAGCCTGGTCGGGCTGGCCGAGGAGCTGGGCGTGGAGTTTCGCTACAACGAGCCGGTGGAGGAAATCCTGACGGCGGCCGGGCAGGTAACGGGCGTGCGTACCGCGCAGGACATCTACGACGTCGGCCTGGTGGTCAGCAACATGGACGTGGTGCCCACTTACCGCCGCCTGCTGCCCACCCAGCCCGCCCCCGAGCGGACTCTGGCCCAGCCCCGCTCGTCGTCGGCCCTGATTTTCTACTGGGGCCTGGCCCACGAGTTTCCGGAGCTGGGCCTGCACAACATCTTCTTTTCCCAGGACTACCGCCGGGAGTTCAAGGCCATTTTCGAGGAGAAAACCGTGACCGACGACCCGACGGTGTACGTCAACATCACCTCCAAGCACACGCCCACCGATGCCCCGCCGGGCCACGAAAACTGGTTTGTGATGGTGAACGTGCCCCACAACCAGGGCCAGGACTGGGACGCGCTGATCCAAAAGACGCGCCGGGCCGTACTGGACAAGGTGAGCCGGGCCCTGGGCGTGGCCATCGAGCCGCTGCTGCGGGCCGAGCAGGTCTGGGACCCGCGGGGCATCGAGCAGCGCACCTCCTCGTTTGGCGGGGCCCTCTACGGCAGCTCCTCCAACAATCCGCTGGCGGCCTTTCTGCGGCACCCCAACTTTTCGGGGAAGCTGCACGGGCTGTACTTTTGCGGGGGCAGCGTGCATCCCGGCGGCGGCATCCCGCTGTGCCTGCTTTCAGCCAAGATTGTGGCTGGTTTAATTGATTAG
- a CDS encoding DUF6089 family protein: MKLTTTFFLLPAVAATLLGTAARAQSFTTKNRYTTVDVSLNAMNYFGDVVPKVTMSSLRAGASRPNVGISLTRRLTTRFSARVAVAYGRISGEDSKAADPRDDNARFRYHRNMNFRNDIVEVSAVGRLDLFRNHYSYLRRPNLMPYVFGGIALFHHNPKGYVQGGTIPKSLAEGSYVALQPLRTEGQDQSYNRTQLAIPFGFGVRYRLSNNLDLGLEIGWRKTFTDYLDDVSGNYTDVANLTSDAARYFGHDVTRTENPDAFVNFNAPGSMRGRSTMQDWYIVTGLSVNYILVKKQNGGKFR; this comes from the coding sequence ATGAAATTAACGACTACCTTTTTTCTACTGCCGGCAGTGGCTGCAACCCTGCTTGGCACCGCGGCCCGGGCGCAGTCTTTTACGACCAAAAACCGCTATACCACGGTCGACGTTAGCCTGAATGCCATGAACTACTTCGGCGACGTGGTGCCCAAGGTGACGATGTCCAGCCTGCGCGCGGGTGCTTCGCGGCCCAACGTGGGCATCAGCCTCACCCGCCGCCTGACGACCCGTTTCTCGGCCCGGGTGGCCGTGGCGTACGGACGCATTTCGGGAGAAGACTCCAAGGCCGCCGACCCGCGGGACGACAATGCCCGGTTTCGCTACCACCGCAACATGAACTTCCGCAACGACATTGTGGAAGTATCGGCCGTGGGCCGCCTCGACCTGTTCCGGAACCACTACAGCTACCTGCGGCGGCCAAACCTGATGCCGTACGTGTTCGGCGGCATTGCCCTGTTTCACCACAATCCGAAGGGCTACGTGCAGGGCGGCACCATTCCCAAGTCGTTGGCGGAGGGCAGCTACGTTGCCCTGCAGCCTTTGCGCACGGAAGGCCAGGACCAGTCGTACAACCGGACGCAGCTGGCTATTCCGTTCGGCTTCGGCGTGCGCTACCGCCTGAGCAACAACCTGGACCTGGGCCTGGAAATCGGCTGGCGCAAAACCTTTACCGACTACCTCGACGACGTGAGCGGCAACTACACCGACGTGGCCAACCTGACCAGCGACGCGGCCCGCTACTTCGGCCACGACGTCACGCGCACCGAAAACCCCGACGCATTCGTCAACTTCAATGCGCCCGGCAGCATGCGCGGCCGCAGCACCATGCAGGACTGGTACATCGTCACCGGTCTCTCCGTCAACTACATCCTGGTCAAGAAGCAGAACGGCGGCAAATTCCGCTAG
- a CDS encoding BLUF domain-containing protein, whose product MSFVTLSLNLFHLCYQSRATPELDEEGLLALLVQSRTYNRQHAITGVLLYSENRFVQVLEGDEATVLALFERIRRDNRHTEVTLLTQESLTQRMFPDWSMGFSQSSHAELAAPGSGWLAGFAEHPATRQQFIMQLVSEQLRPL is encoded by the coding sequence ATGTCTTTTGTTACGCTCAGCCTGAACCTCTTTCACCTCTGCTACCAGAGCCGGGCAACGCCGGAATTGGATGAGGAGGGCTTGCTGGCTTTGCTGGTGCAGTCCCGGACCTACAACCGCCAGCATGCCATTACGGGCGTGCTGCTCTACAGCGAAAACCGCTTCGTGCAGGTGCTGGAGGGCGACGAGGCTACCGTGCTGGCCTTGTTTGAGCGCATCCGCCGTGACAACCGGCATACCGAGGTAACCCTGCTTACCCAGGAAAGCCTGACCCAGCGGATGTTTCCGGACTGGTCCATGGGGTTCAGCCAAAGTAGCCACGCCGAGCTGGCCGCCCCGGGCTCGGGCTGGCTGGCGGGCTTTGCGGAGCATCCTGCTACCAGGCAGCAGTTTATTATGCAACTGGTGAGCGAGCAGCTGCGCCCACTGTAG
- a CDS encoding Crp/Fnr family transcriptional regulator, with product MFNQFFETIKRFVPLSTDDQAAITAAFRVCQLRKKETLLLQGSMCMSASYIVKGLLRVYHADPQDNQFVLKFATENEWAVDLGSFFNQQAAIVTIEAVEATKVLYTDHRSLLALFGQVPAFERYVRLIQQQALVDMQQRLLSVMRQTADQRYLQFIMTYPALVQRLPQKQIASYLGISPEFLSKLRGQMSRGATRHAMPFLAQA from the coding sequence ATGTTTAACCAGTTTTTCGAGACTATTAAGCGCTTCGTTCCCCTTAGCACCGATGACCAGGCGGCCATTACGGCAGCGTTCCGGGTTTGTCAGCTGCGCAAGAAGGAGACGCTGCTACTTCAGGGTAGCATGTGCATGTCAGCTAGTTACATTGTTAAAGGGCTGCTGCGGGTGTACCACGCCGACCCCCAGGACAACCAGTTCGTGCTGAAATTTGCCACCGAGAACGAGTGGGCTGTCGATTTGGGCAGCTTCTTCAACCAGCAGGCCGCCATCGTGACCATTGAGGCGGTAGAAGCGACCAAAGTGCTGTATACCGACCACCGCAGCCTGCTAGCCCTGTTTGGGCAGGTCCCGGCCTTCGAGCGCTACGTCCGGCTGATTCAGCAGCAGGCCCTGGTAGACATGCAGCAGCGCCTGCTGTCGGTGATGCGGCAAACGGCCGACCAGCGCTACCTGCAATTTATCATGACCTATCCGGCGCTGGTGCAGCGGCTGCCGCAAAAGCAGATTGCCTCCTACCTGGGCATTTCACCGGAGTTTCTGAGCAAGCTGCGCGGGCAGATGAGCCGCGGCGCTACGCGGCACGCCATGCCCTTCCTGGCCCAGGCCTGA
- a CDS encoding SBBP repeat-containing protein, with protein sequence MLTSTFCRAVAASGTAARLRPALIGLLLGAGPAAQAQQPAWTWRLHTAESSPASVQQVAQDAAGNSYVTGWFTRQLQLGSHTLQSAGGTDIFIAKISADGQWQWAVAAGGTSSDAGQGIAVAADGSITVAGSFAATAQFGPLTAQSNGGDDVFVGVLSASGEWRTLTTAGGPEQDQATALALDARQQAVVAGRFRGSAAFGATTLSSQADSEAFLAKLSPQGGWQWARQSVGQEQTVISSLGLDAAGSVYAAGYFAGTTRFGHAALTTSGTHDAFVAKASGDGRWQWATAAGGPSTDYAQAIAVSPQGNVFVTGSFSGQASFGSLQLSSRGGDDAYVARLSAQGGWQWVQTLQGPALEEGRAICIGPGESLYVAGRFSAAARYGPTGAPACQAGTDGFVARLTSEGQWLDFLGTGGPGADAVRSLTLGLRGQVLVGGVAETAAEATAGGATRLRLFAGSIIFPVRITADTY encoded by the coding sequence ATGCTTACTTCTACCTTTTGCCGGGCGGTGGCCGCCTCCGGCACCGCGGCCCGCTTGCGGCCGGCCCTGATCGGACTGCTATTGGGCGCGGGGCCCGCCGCGCAGGCGCAGCAGCCCGCCTGGACCTGGCGGCTACACACGGCCGAGAGCAGCCCAGCCAGCGTGCAGCAGGTAGCCCAAGATGCGGCGGGCAACAGCTACGTAACCGGCTGGTTTACCCGCCAGCTCCAGCTGGGCAGCCACACCCTGCAAAGCGCGGGCGGCACCGACATCTTTATTGCTAAAATCTCGGCGGACGGCCAGTGGCAATGGGCCGTAGCCGCCGGCGGCACCAGTTCCGATGCGGGCCAAGGCATCGCCGTGGCCGCCGATGGCAGCATTACCGTGGCCGGCTCCTTTGCCGCAACGGCGCAGTTCGGCCCCCTGACCGCGCAGAGCAACGGGGGCGACGACGTCTTTGTGGGCGTGCTCTCGGCCAGCGGCGAGTGGCGCACCCTGACGACGGCCGGCGGCCCCGAGCAGGACCAGGCTACGGCCCTGGCCCTGGATGCCCGGCAGCAGGCCGTGGTGGCCGGCCGCTTTCGGGGCAGCGCGGCTTTTGGGGCCACCACCCTCAGCAGCCAGGCCGATTCCGAAGCCTTTCTGGCGAAGCTGAGTCCGCAGGGTGGCTGGCAGTGGGCCCGGCAGTCGGTGGGTCAGGAGCAGACCGTCATCAGCAGCCTGGGCCTCGACGCAGCCGGCAGCGTGTATGCCGCCGGCTACTTTGCCGGTACCACCCGGTTCGGCCATGCGGCCCTGACGACCAGCGGCACCCACGATGCCTTCGTAGCCAAGGCCAGCGGTGACGGCCGCTGGCAGTGGGCTACGGCCGCGGGCGGCCCCAGCACCGACTACGCCCAGGCCATTGCCGTGAGCCCGCAGGGCAACGTCTTCGTGACGGGCTCCTTTTCCGGGCAGGCTTCCTTCGGGAGCCTACAGCTGAGCAGCCGCGGCGGCGACGATGCCTACGTAGCCCGCCTCAGCGCCCAAGGCGGCTGGCAATGGGTACAGACGCTGCAAGGCCCGGCGCTGGAGGAAGGCCGGGCCATCTGCATCGGCCCCGGCGAAAGCCTCTACGTGGCCGGCCGGTTCAGCGCCGCCGCCCGCTACGGCCCGACGGGCGCGCCGGCCTGCCAGGCGGGCACCGACGGCTTCGTGGCCCGGCTGACCAGCGAGGGCCAGTGGCTGGATTTCCTCGGTACGGGCGGCCCCGGGGCTGATGCGGTCCGGTCGCTTACCCTGGGCTTGCGCGGGCAGGTGCTGGTCGGGGGAGTAGCGGAAACGGCGGCAGAGGCCACTGCCGGGGGCGCTACCCGCCTCCGCCTCTTCGCGGGCAGCATCATCTTCCCCGTGCGCATTACTGCCGATACGTATTAG
- a CDS encoding TetR/AcrR family transcriptional regulator: MNPTLRTTLLEEAHQLFQSQGITNLPLEQIMSHLDVSPTTFREMFHDKNDLVLQVTRHDIERQKREHQELFQQTTNAVGRLLGLLEMGIRDLRRVKSPDYFADLIRDFPQAWELGQQHLAEYSYPQIHNLLNEGILQKTLRGDINIALVSKIIIEQLYMVLNEQIFPPSRYDMAEVFRSVYLYYMRGLCTDDGLKAASAYFARM; this comes from the coding sequence ATGAATCCAACTCTACGCACTACTTTACTCGAAGAGGCTCATCAATTATTTCAAAGCCAGGGCATTACCAACCTGCCCCTGGAACAGATCATGAGTCACCTGGACGTGTCGCCGACGACCTTCCGGGAGATGTTCCACGACAAGAACGACCTGGTGCTGCAAGTCACCCGGCACGATATTGAGCGGCAGAAGCGCGAGCACCAGGAGCTGTTTCAGCAAACCACCAACGCCGTGGGCCGCCTGCTGGGGCTGCTGGAAATGGGCATCCGGGACCTGCGCCGGGTCAAGTCGCCCGACTACTTCGCCGACCTGATCCGGGACTTTCCCCAGGCCTGGGAGCTGGGCCAGCAGCACCTGGCCGAATACTCCTACCCCCAGATTCATAACCTGCTCAACGAGGGCATTTTGCAGAAGACCCTGCGCGGCGACATCAACATTGCCCTGGTCAGCAAAATCATCATCGAGCAGCTCTACATGGTGCTCAACGAGCAGATTTTCCCACCCAGCCGCTACGACATGGCCGAGGTGTTCCGCAGCGTGTACCTCTACTACATGCGCGGCCTGTGCACCGACGACGGCCTGAAAGCCGCTTCGGCCTACTTTGCCCGCATGTAG
- a CDS encoding T9SS type A sorting domain-containing protein, with protein sequence MITPFLSVSTLRPLRLGLTLLGGISLAGHARPAAAQAPTDEAGQVSGITFTKFKSTVQAGAVQLSWSTAQEYQATHFEVLFSSTGASFAVIGQVAATGNSIPTTYTFRDPKYPAYCGTVYYKVRLVLDNGATADTPVRAVVSAPTSLLQLQASPNPFGQQLRVQISARQAGAAALSLTDTRGKVAWMQPLQLTAGLSTVEAAPLVPPGVYWLRLQQATQVQVVRLICQ encoded by the coding sequence ATGATAACACCTTTCCTCTCTGTTTCTACCCTTCGGCCCCTGCGGTTGGGGCTCACGCTTCTGGGCGGCATCAGCCTAGCGGGCCACGCACGGCCGGCGGCAGCGCAAGCCCCAACCGACGAAGCGGGCCAGGTATCGGGCATCACGTTTACCAAGTTCAAGTCAACTGTCCAGGCGGGGGCGGTGCAGCTCAGCTGGAGTACGGCCCAGGAATATCAGGCCACGCATTTCGAGGTCCTGTTCAGTTCGACGGGCGCCAGCTTCGCCGTCATCGGGCAGGTAGCGGCCACGGGCAACTCCATACCCACTACCTATACCTTCCGCGACCCGAAATACCCGGCTTATTGCGGTACCGTGTACTACAAGGTCCGGCTGGTGCTGGACAACGGCGCCACCGCCGATACTCCCGTGAGGGCTGTGGTCAGCGCGCCCACCTCGTTGCTACAGCTGCAAGCCAGCCCCAACCCCTTCGGCCAGCAGCTCCGGGTGCAGATCAGCGCCCGGCAGGCCGGAGCCGCAGCCTTGTCGCTCACAGATACCCGGGGCAAGGTAGCCTGGATGCAGCCCTTGCAACTGACGGCCGGCCTCTCCACGGTAGAGGCGGCTCCGCTGGTTCCGCCCGGCGTCTACTGGCTGCGCCTGCAGCAGGCAACGCAGGTGCAGGTAGTGCGCCTGATCTGCCAATAG